The following is a genomic window from Rutidosis leptorrhynchoides isolate AG116_Rl617_1_P2 chromosome 8, CSIRO_AGI_Rlap_v1, whole genome shotgun sequence.
gcAGTAACCAATAGCATTTCATAACAtttaaggcatcaaaagttcatatttagttccatcaaaccctaaccaacatcatcaaaatcaataatcaagtttatggattTTTCTAAAGCAacgtacacatcaaattgaagctagtgatactagtaacacaattacaacatgaacttttaacatctaaccacATATAAACCACCAAAACTTAAGATTAAGCAAGTATTCTTTCAAgttgagctagttacaccaaaatagcaagaacgagcatacaaatcacataatcatgctagactcgagccatagacactaattaataactttataagttaaaaacatcaagaacacaaaatctagtgattttagaaagttactcaaacttgatgaaatcggtatggaatcgaagaggacgatgcaaggattccgaatatgtaatttgttttgcaaaacacttgctagatcggatttggatgatgattctatgGTTTTGATTTTGAGAGAAAAATTTAAAGTAGTAAGAGAGAAAGAGAtggatgaatggatgagagtgaatgttgactctttgacctagtcaaaggtttggtccattggcaagtttagtccctcaagtttcattcgggtgcttgaattacctaaacgagataatttaaaacgcgtatcaacgggagatgttataaatatataacggactttaaaatgaataaacagaaagtaaacagaaaaaggcgggatgttacaagcaGATGGCATTCGATTTATAAGGAAACATGCAGTTGAAACAGCGTCAGCCCAAATTGGTTTTGGAACATTCATTTGAAATAAAAGTGCTCGAGCTACTTCAAGAAGATGTCGATTCTTTCGTTCCGCAACCCCATTTTGGGCTGGTGTGTCAACACAAGATGACTCGCGAAGGATACCATTCTGAAGCATATATGACAAAAATGATTCAGAAAGAAATTCTTTGGCATTATCACTTCTCAAAGTTTGAACCGGAACCTGAAATTGCGTTTTTATTTCAGTAACAAATGAGCAAAAGTGAGTAAATACTTCAGAACGACTTTTCATCAAATAAAGCCAAGTAACACGAGAATAATCATCAATGAAGGTAACAAAATACTTAAAACCGAGTTTGGAAGTAACTGAACATGGTCCCCaaacatcagagtgaaccaattcaaATGGAGCTGAAGCTCGTTTATTGACTCTGGGAGGTAAGTGGATTCGATGGTGTTTAGCAAACTGACATGACTCACAATATAGAGACGATAAATTAGAAAATTCAGGACATAATTTCTTCATACTCTGAAGAGAAGGATGTCCCAACCTACAATGCATCTCATAAGGGGATGATGACTTAGAGCATACCAAAGTGCGTGGTATTTTAGTTTCAGGTTCAAGTATGTATAGGCCATCAGATACCCTTCCTTTACCAATAATCTGCTTTGTCAATAGATCCTGGAAGACAAAATAATCAGGATAGAGTAAAGCAACACAATTCAAATCTCGGGTAATTTTGCTAACGGACAACAAATTAAATGAGAAGTTAGGTAGACTTAAAACTGATGACAACGAAATAGATGGGGGTAAGATTGACTGTACCGAAACCAAGGACAGGGGAGGTAGTACCATTTGCAATTGTGACATGAGATGGTTGTGATTTAAAGTCGGAGAAAAGATGATGATCACCTGTCATGTGATCTGAAGCACCAGAATCGATGACCCATTTAGAGGCCGATGATAATAGGCATGTATTAAACTTACCTGATCCAGCAAAAGCAGCAAATGGTGTCGCGAGTTTTACGGATCCTTTCAATTGAACATATTCTTTATATTCTTCTGCAGAGATAGTGAATGTGGAAGAACTTTGCACTTGTGATGAGAATTTCTTTTCATCATCCTTTTGTAATGACCACAAATACACAGGACCAAGTATGTATGGATATAGTAAGAGCTTAACAAATAACCAAATCAAAATCCCACCAAATCCACAAACTTCAAACATATCTATAATATCCATCAAATCGGGAAAGAAAAAACAGTCActtaaaactattttttttttgaaataaaataaaattaaaatatagcTTAAAAATACGGATAAAAAAAGTTTAAGCTGTTTGGTAAATAAATATCTGACTCCACTTGGTAGTGGATATAAAAGAGAACCGGAGAAATAGCAATcgaccttttttttttcttcttcaactAGCAATCGGAGTAATATTCCAGAAACGAGCAATCGGAGTAATATTCCAGAAACGAGCAATCGGAATCACGAGACTGACGATCGGACAAGAAAACCAGCGGTGGAGAGTGATCCATGCCCCCCTCACGCGCCGGCGAGTGGCTGCGACTGGTGGTGATAGGCGGCGTGTGGGGTGGCTTACGGCTGTCGGaagtttttcgttttttttttcagAAATACAATTCGGGACCTTCTGGGACGTTTGGCTGGGGTGGTGAGATCTGAAAGTGACTTCGAAACGTTTCAATTTGGAGACAGAAGTGATGGCTGCGGGTTGGGCTGCGGgtggttatggtggtggtggtgacttaCAGACCAGACTCAAACACTCATAGGTACGCTCTGATACAATGTAATTTAACATTTACAAACATCTAAACTCTCTGTAATTTCATCTCTCTTGATTAATACATATTTACAACATACAACGAGGATATATATAGACCCTAGATACAAGACCTGACTGCCTAATAAATGCACCAAcccaactaactacattaattgcatCGTTTCAACTAACTACATTAATTACACCGACTATCTACTAACATTAAATGTGTATACGTATGTCTTATGTATTGTAACACTTcggaatcatcatcatcactatacTTGATGAGAAGCCTCTCCAAGGTTGTCTTATTGAAGTTGGAGTCCTTAGCTTGCATACCACCACCTTCAATCCTCGAATctaaactactactactactactactactactactactactactactagtacTAGTCAGTTGGAACTTAACAAGAGCTAGTTGCGAAGATAACTTATGGTGATGTTGCGTTAGAGTCTCCTTCGGGTAGATTTCGGCCGTGCTAATCATATCCATTAGCTTATGTTCCAAAAGAAGAAACTGTTGGTTCAGAAACGTATCCAATTTCTGACAGGTTACCTGCTGCTCATTTatgcgttgttgttgttgttgttgttgttgttgttgttgttgttgttgttgttgttgttgttgttggtcgtaTTCGGATTCTTCTGTATCAGACTGAGACCATTGGTCGTCTTCGGATTCTTCCTCATCCTCCGTATAACTTTGAGGTTGGGCCGGTTGCTCTTCGGAGTCGTCTTCTTTGGATTCTTCTTTTTTGAGTTTTTCTTCTTCTTCGAGAAATAGGACACGAATAACATCTGCTTCGAAATACTTAACGATAACTAATGAAACGCCTCTCCAAGGTTAAGGCACTTGTCGCGCCACATTTCTCCCCCAAGTGATGGGCTATTAAGGTGACGAAATGTCCCCCACAAATTGGGCTGCAGGATGGACACCAGTGGCCCAATGTTTCAGATAGTAGGCCACACAATAAGGAATGCTTACATGACTTCTGGATTCTATTTTTTTCATCAACCAAAGGTCAAAAAAGTTGACCTTGTTCGTGTCCTCTGTCCGATGATTCAAACTATGGGTCAAAAGCAGGTGGAATATACGCAAATCAACATCATCTATATCTACCACCGACACACCACCTTCGGGAGTAGTAGACCACACCACAGATGAGCTTCTTCTTCTTAAATCTTCCCAAACTTTACTTGGGTCAAAAAAATCCCCATCCGCATTCGGTGTAATAGCAGAAGAAACCCGAGCACCCGACCAGATGTAATCATTAAACACCTTCTCACCCATCTCTTTCGGTGAGTAGATTTTTAAGCACTTGGTAAAATCCAACAAAGACATGTGTCGGTCCACTCCACCCAATCTAAATCTCATGAAATCCTTATCATCAATGGATTCCGGATTTTCTTTTAAAAAATACGTCGAATGGAACTCCCAACAAAGTTTTTGATAAATAGGATTATGATCCTCATCAGGAAGCAACTCAAACCAGTCAATATAGGTCTTACATATTTTTTCCCATCCAGTGAGTACACTTGTCTCAACATGCCCCTACATGTAACGTATAGACTATGTCGTGTCAAAGGTTCCCAGTTCAAAACCCAGAGCGCTTCAAACGGTTTCTTCATCACCTCGATTAACCTCTCACGATATTCATTATAGTGAGGAGTTAAACTGGGAGAGTCAATCTGAAACTCGGAGAGGATGACTTCCAGATCATCATCCACTCGAGCTGCTGTAGATGTAGTGATTTGTTGCTTCTCGGATATCTGCAACCAACCAAGTGGATATTTAAGTGTTAGCAATAACCCaattaattaaaaaaatttttTAAGGAAAAACAAGATCAAATATATTACTTTCAATAAACAACACAGAGAGTTCAAGCTAGTTTGCAAAGATAGCAAACCAACCTATTAAGACTATACACTCGAAAATAACAAACACGATCTAAGAGAAAATTACATCAAACTTAAATAAACACTAGGATCATTAAGCCAAGAAAGCCAATCTATCTTCTTTCCTTTTAGACGATGCGAAATCCACTCGAATGACTTTACTTGTATTTCGTTGAAGCTAcccaattaattaattaaaaccaagTAAGTAGATCATGTATGTAATCAGTCAAAATGTCTTCCCAAATACACACAAATTATCAAGGACTAATTAATCATACCAAACCCAGCAAAGAGCAGCACACAGTTTCTCTTATTAAGACCATATATAAGCAATCATAACAGGATGCTAATCACCAAGATAGACATAAAGCACCTAATAACAAGTTAAAACCCAATCTAGTCCTTGAAATCAGGGTCAACATACAAACCCAACTCCAACTATAACAGATAATCAACTGAAACCCGACATTTATAGGCCGGCCTAGTATGGGAATGATTTTAAATTTTTATGCGTGAGACGGTTTTAGATATAAACCTGATTAAGTATATTCGAAAAAATGCCCAGCATACCCAACGCGTTTAAATTATTTAagtaatttaaataatataatatacataatacatatacagtagtattttttataatatatgtatatgtatatttttatagaAAAGCAAAAAATTACAAAGCATGGCTTCAAGCACTACAACTTTTACAATTGAGAAAGTTCAAAATCAAGTGTGTACAATAAGCAGAGAATAAGagcaacacaaaaaaaaaaaaaaaaaaaaaaaacgaagtgATAATGCGTACCTTATGCGTCTTAGACATGTTTACTTAGGAGGAGAAAGTGTGACAATGTACGTATCTTCTCATTCCAATCGTGTTTATATACAGATACAATTAACTCGATCTCTTGACTATATAACAATGAGAGTTTTAATTAAGGAAAGTATATCTTTATGACTTATACCATATACACACAATATATTGACATAATACgagttataattaataatacaacATTGGGccagtttcaaggtttcctccggaCAGCGATGggtgcggggttattatcgctgcatcggcatagtcgaaacgggagatgatcgcaacgggtggtttagtccccctcgggtgatcccaatcgctgtcaaaaaaaataatttaataatacaACTTTGGGCCAGTGGTGTGGATCCCAACAGCCCAATTTGTGGGGGGCATTACGTCAGCTTAATAGCCCATTACTTGGGGGTGAAATGTGACACCGCAAGTGTGGTAACCTTGACGAGGCGTTCCATTAGTTATCGTAAGTATCTCGAAGCAGATGTTATTCATGACCTATatcccgaagaagaagaagaagaactcaaAAAAGAACCCCCAGAAGAAGTAGTAGTAGAAGAAGAGCAACGTGGGGCCCAACCTGAAATGATTAGTTGGAGGGAGGAGATTTATGTGCAGCCCGAAGAGAATCCACTAAGAAAAAGGATTGAGATACTTCGATTACAATTCGATACGTTTGTAAAGCGACACTCGAAGCAGGTAGAGACTTTAACTGAAATGATTGAGGACCTCAAATTGCACCCAGATGAAGAAGAGACACATCATCACGACACGACTTTGCGACTAACTGATATTGTGTTGCAACTGAATGACGTGAGTAAAAAAAACTACTCCTATTCATCTTGGTAATTGTTTGTTTAAAACTCTTTACATAATAGTGTACGCATCTAACCCTTCATTACGTTTTCATCAGCGCCTCGGCAATTTGTACACAATCAGCGATATAAGAAACGTAGTAGGATCATTAAACTAGCGTGTGTCGAGAACCCGAAAAAGAGCTGAAATTGTCCCAAAAAGACTAATAAGTTGAAATGGATGGAGTTGCAACTGCCTAGTTATACAAGGCATACACTACTTCAACTTAAAAATACAAACAACGAGTTGTTAATAATGTTATCTAATATAATCTAATATCCTTCTAGCAAGCAAGCTTTTAATTCATTAGTCGGTACAATAATACTGTACCTTTTCTTGTTGATTTCTCCCATGTAGGCTGTAGCTAGGTTAACTTTTACAATAAGATCATATAACAAGCAATATCTCCTCATTAACATTAGATTAACTTGTGTACGTATTTAATAATACTTTCTTTAACGTTCTTTATCGATAAACCGGGACATTTAACATTAGATTAACTCGTGTACGTATTTAGTGAAACACCGTCTGACTTGCTTGCGTGTATAATAAGTGGCCTATCCTATGCTTAATTACCTCCATATCACTAGTGGTGCTTTAAAAAACCGGATCGAAAGAAAATgcccgaaaatccgaaaccggcttTTGAAGATCCGGATCCGAAGATCCAAACCGGATCTAAGTTTACGTTACAGACCGGATTTTTCCGGATCAAAACCGGTTTTAATTCATTACGGAGTATATCTTAATTTACATATTAAATTAACTTATCTGGAGTTATACAAAGAAATGTACACACTTGCTAAAAAAATGGAAAAATATTTGACTAAAATAATTGGTAATAAATTTGACTAAActaattaaatttaaaaataaataaataaataaaatataaaataataattctaatatttaactTTCACGATCCCGCAAAAGCGCAGATAATTCCTGTTTTAAATAACGAAAAATACATAATAGTCCCGTTTTCATCTTCAAAAAACTAAACAAAACTAGGGTTTCGCTTTCCATAAACCCTTGAGTGTCAGTTAGTTTATTGGTTGGCTTACGAATATGAAGAAGAAACTCGATTCTCGTTTCCCGGCTGTCAGTATTTCTTCTTCTACTCATTTCATTCTATTTTTCTTTGTTAGTTCTCATTATGTTATAATTTGTATTCTATCAATATCTTCACTTTTTTATTAATTAACATAataaattttgattttgattgataaTGATATGTTTGAGCATATACAAAGCCAACTTGCTATGCTGACAATTTTTAGTGAAATTACCTTCTGAATGATAGTATGATTTAGCGAATCATAGCTAGACTTCATTAAACTTGTACAGCTtctgaattagggtttaattgatGCTCAGTAGTTATTAAAATCAAGTGTAGTATTAGCTGTGAGTATGTAAATTGAATAAAAAAACTAGCTTTATATTACTACTTATAGTAAAGGCTAATTAAATGCCTTGACTTGTGTCGTTATTCTGCTTCAAACAGGCTCGAATAAAGAAAATTATGCAGGCTGATGAGGATGTTGGAAAAATTGCTATGGCTGTCCCTCTTCTTGTCTGTAAGTAACAACTCCATTTGTCCCGAGCCCCCCGAGTTATATGCAactcttcctttttttttttttttttttagtacgaTAATTGCAGTCCCTGTTCTTAAATAGTACTCTTTTGTTGGGCAACTTGTCAAGTTCAATTTTGAAAGAGTAATGTGTTATACAGGGCTAAAACATATGCCTATTTCATTCACCTTTTGACACAAAAAATTGTGCATTTTTCTGTCTTGTACCAGTCACATATTTTGTCCTATCTTTATGCACTCAAGTTAGGCGTTAGAATAGATATCATCTGTCATTTTGAAAGGTTTGTCTTTACAAAGAAATCACACACACTTGTATAAgaaaattctttttttttatagATCATAATATGTAATTGGAAAAATGTGTATGATGCATAAGATTTTATTTATAATACCATTGGGGGTGGTGTGTTAGTTAAAACTTTCTGAAGCACCATGCATATGCATTCTATGTAACTTCAAACCAAATGAGAAGCGTGTAAAAAATTAAATTACAATTTGGTTCTTTTTAATGAATCTCCCATTATTAATGTTGTTGCCGAAGCTCAAATATCCCACATGGTATGTTGGGGCTACAAATCATCCAAAAGGGGGTTTCATCTAGTTTCAAAACCTTAAGTAACCATGCctcgatcttttttttttttttttttgttttttttttgttttttttttttttttttgcacttcGTATTCAGTATTAGTTATGTGTCTGTATTGGACAAAATAATATTATTGTGCATTCTCCCATGTTGAAGTGTAAAGTTCTATAGATTCTTAATACTACTTTTTAGAAAATACTAGGTTACTAATTTGAAGTCAAATTGGTCTTAAAAGCCTAATAATTTTGCATGATGCCTGCAGCTAAAGCTTTAGAATTGTTTCTGCAAGATCTGTGTGACCGGACATATGAGATAACCCTTCAAAAGGGTGCAAAGACTTTGAATTCCGTGCACTTGTAAGTATTTCACTATCTCATCTCCTTCTTAaatctcacaatgaataatttatgcTGATTCTATGTTAAATTTTGTATATTTTTTGTGAATTTTGCAGAAAGCAGTGTGTCCAGAGTTTTAATGTGTTTGATTTTCTGAGAGAGATTGTTAATAAGGTACCAAATCTAGGTGGCACTGATGTTGCAGCAGGGGAAGACAGATCTGCATCTAAGCgaaggttatgatgatgatgagttaTATTTCACTCGTTTTTATTATGTTATACACATAAAGAAATATTGAGGGTTTTTTTATTATATGCTGATATTTATTTGGTACTGTTGGTTTAAGCAGGAAACTTGCTTATGATGACAACAATCGTGATAGTGATGATGAAGCAAAGAAGGGCAGGCTGGTAAGCAGTAATGACTACATTAATACTCATTGCTAATGGTGATAAAATGGGCGGGCCATGTAATGAGTCATAGTGGGTCCTGTTCATAGTGAGCAATGTCTTGTACAGGTTGAAATGGCCTCTGACCAACAAACACTATACAGGGGAGTTGCATAAAAAAGGAATGTTAAGCATATATTTATACATTTGTTATTATGATCATAACTCTACAATTTTTAAATAGTGAGCTTGATATCTTTGAATAGAACAGCGTAGAAGGTTATATGCACTTCTCGAATGACTTTTGAACCTTTTTCTTTCGAGCCAGAGAAAGTTAAAATTACCCATTTGGCCCGTTTGAGACAAATTTCAACCCAAATCGACCCATGTATCAGTAATGGGttcaaaattttgaatttttttccaCGTGCTTACACAAGGGACTATTGTTTTGAATATAAAATGTAAAACTGGCCAACTATCTCAAATACCTAAATCTTGTATTTTGTTTGTAGTTACAGCAACAGAGTATTCACACCAATGGGAGTGGTACAGGAGGAAAAAGGGGCCGTGGCAGACCTCGTAAGGCAGATAGAGAGGCAGCATTTACCTCCGAATGGGATTTTAAATTTCTTCAGTGctccgatgataataataataataatatgccaAAATTAAACGAAAAAGATGTTAATTCTAAAGAGAACCATATTGCAAACTCGGTTGACCCAACCCCGGTTAGGAACTTTGACCTTAACCTAGACTTGGATGAAAATGGAGACACCCCACCTGTAGTAATGAACGGGTCATCAGCGGACCCTACTTATGAATTGAAACCTGAAGAATATCCAGGTTGGTCAGTTGCAGATGTGGAGAAAATGGGGAGTTGTCCAAATAAGCTTAGTAACTTAAACATGACAGTAGATGAAGAGTACGATGACTATGATGAAGAGGAATGATTGTTTGTATAGGTTGGTTGGTTAGTAGGATCCTTGTTTACTTAGCAAGATTGTATTAGGTAGATATTAACTTATTGTGCAAGCAGATAGATGAAGGTAAATTAGAGTAAAGCAGGTTAACTAAATGATGAAAAATCATATGATGTTCCCTTTCCTTTCAGGTGTATATACAAGTCAGAAAATTTCTTTCAACTTTTTGGTTTTTGAATCTTGATGTACTTGACTCCTTTCAGATATTTTGTTCTTATCACATGATTTAATTATCTCCCGACTAATTTCAGCAGCTACCATATACTCATATAGAGGTTGTTTAAAGACATTGAAACCGCAGCGTAGGCTATGCGACATTATAGAGAAGAAAAGAATCTCAAAAGAGATATACGATCGAGAGCTTGAAATTGCTCATATGACATGACTGATTTAAACACATACGAGTAATATATTACTGGAATAGAGATGGAACATTACGGTCTCCATCTTATAATACAATATAACCAAAAACAAACTTAGATAATACTTGTAGAAATAACTGAAATAAAATGCGACACAAGTTCAAGCTCGACACCCATCAGCACTCTCACCTGCATTTGAAAACAGATAGTAATGTAATTTAAAGCAATTTCCACGCTCTAATCTCTTTTCAGATCATCTGTTTGATCAATACAAATAGACGGGAGATAATATTTCCACTTAAAGTTTTGATAATTCCACTTAAATTTATGTATTTGCATAAAAAAAGCGGATACATCAAAAATTTGAGTGGATTTATCATCACCAAATAGATGGTGGTACTCACTTAATGCTTCAAAATCTTCTTAATTTAGATATCtgacaaagtcataacatattacggagtaataaaaaTGTGCAGACTCAAATGTCAAACATTGCCCTGCTTCATAAGAAGCATAAAACGATCATATCacgttatgtttttttttttttttttttttttttttttttgctttttctcTAGAAATTAAAATGGTCCAAGACTGTGTACCAATATCAGATCAGTACACATGTTCTAAAGACAAAAATATTAAGTTATAAACGAtgaataatgaaaaaaaaaaaaaaaagattaataaTACCAGAGGAAAGTTAAGCTGAAGTTGCAACATCAACAAGCTCAAAAGCCTGAAGTTCCTTAAAGTTCAACCAAGGCTTAACCCAAACTTTAGCTTCATACGTTTTCTTCTCGCCACCGTCGTGTGCTTCTAGTGTGATATGGTGCAAGGTCCCTGCAACCACCTGTTCCTTGGTACTTACTACCCTCTTAAACTCCAAAAGTGAATTCTGCAAAAACACAATTAAAAGAATGAAAATACAATACTAGTTTCGTATCCTGAAAGTATCTTATTCACGTTGAGACTACATCTAATTGGAAAATTCTTTCATCAACAGTCAACTCTGTGAATACATTAGTTTAAACAATGATGAGGACACGCACACAGCTCTTTAATGAATAAAAACAATCCGTATTCAAGTGCACCCCAACTAGTTCCCTATGTGAGAAGGCTCATTGACTTTAGTTACACAGGTTTCAACGGGATGTAACacatatgtcaagcaaagtttccCTTTTCAGT
Proteins encoded in this region:
- the LOC139861993 gene encoding uncharacterized protein isoform X1 — encoded protein: MKKKLDSRFPAARIKKIMQADEDVGKIAMAVPLLVSKALELFLQDLCDRTYEITLQKGAKTLNSVHLKQCVQSFNVFDFLREIVNKVPNLGGTDVAAGEDRSASKRRKLAYDDNNRDSDDEAKKGRLLQQQSIHTNGSGTGGKRGRGRPRKADREAAFTSEWDFKFLQCSDDNNNNNMPKLNEKDVNSKENHIANSVDPTPVRNFDLNLDLDENGDTPPVVMNGSSADPTYELKPEEYPGWSVADVEKMGSCPNKLSNLNMTVDEEYDDYDEEE
- the LOC139861993 gene encoding uncharacterized protein isoform X2, which encodes MKKKLDSRFPAARIKKIMQADEDVGKIAMAVPLLVSKALELFLQDLCDRTYEITLQKGAKTLNSVHLKQCVQSFNVFDFLREIVNKVPNLGGTDVAAGEDRSASKRRKLAYDDNNRDSDDEAKKGRLQQSIHTNGSGTGGKRGRGRPRKADREAAFTSEWDFKFLQCSDDNNNNNMPKLNEKDVNSKENHIANSVDPTPVRNFDLNLDLDENGDTPPVVMNGSSADPTYELKPEEYPGWSVADVEKMGSCPNKLSNLNMTVDEEYDDYDEEE
- the LOC139861994 gene encoding cysteine proteinase inhibitor A-like, producing the protein MATVGGINESKGVQNSLEMDALAQFAVDEHNKKQNSLLEFKRVVSTKEQVVAGTLHHITLEAHDGGEKKTYEAKVWVKPWLNFKELQAFELVDVATSA